One window from the genome of Streptomyces sp. NBC_01476 encodes:
- a CDS encoding putative Ig domain-containing protein: MEGSSLQLKSPGRVARAVRRATLALVATGALVTGGLMATAAPSVAAAPAAVHPAAKAAPRISVQASTPQTERVCATPAKQGYMSCLSLVRTDVVHHLGITPNATPSGYGPTDLRSAYALPSSAGSGATVAIVDAQDDPNAEADLGTYRSQYGLSACTTANGCFKKVNQTGGTSYPSPDSGWAGEISLDLDMVSAVCPQCHILLVEATSASMSNLGTAVNTAVSLGAKYVSNSYGGSESSSDTSYDSSYFNHPGVAITVSSGDEGYGAEYPAASKYVTAVGGTSLSRSSGSSRGWTESVWGSSSGGEGAGSGCSAYDTKQSWQTDTGCSKRTIADVSAVADPNTGLAVYDSYQASGWQVYGGTSASSPIIASVYALAGTPAAGTVPASYPYSHTGSLNDVTSGANGSCGSSYLCTAKSGYDGPTGLGTPNGTAAFTNGGSTGGNTVTVTSPGNQSTQVNTAASLQVHATDSASGQTLTYSATGLPAGLSINASTGLISGTPTATGTSSVTVTATDSTNATGSASFTWTVTSSGGGGGCTAGQLLTNPGFESGATGWTQSTGVIDNSTGAPAHTGSYKAWLDGYGTTHTDTLSQSVTIPATCTSATFTYYLYISSQETSSTAYDKLTVQAGSTTIASYSNANKGTGYVQRSVSLTPYIGQTVTLKFTGTEDSSLSTSFLIDDTAVSVS, translated from the coding sequence ATGGAGGGCAGTTCATTGCAGTTGAAGAGTCCCGGCCGGGTCGCGCGGGCTGTCCGCCGCGCCACCCTCGCGCTCGTCGCGACCGGCGCCCTCGTCACCGGCGGCCTCATGGCCACCGCCGCGCCGTCCGTCGCCGCCGCTCCGGCGGCCGTCCACCCTGCCGCCAAGGCAGCCCCCCGGATCTCCGTCCAGGCGTCCACCCCGCAGACCGAGCGCGTCTGTGCCACCCCCGCCAAGCAGGGATACATGTCCTGTCTGTCGCTGGTGCGCACCGACGTGGTGCACCACCTCGGCATCACCCCGAACGCCACCCCGTCCGGCTACGGCCCCACCGACCTGCGCAGCGCCTACGCCCTGCCGTCGAGCGCCGGATCCGGCGCTACGGTGGCCATCGTGGACGCGCAGGACGACCCCAACGCCGAGGCCGACCTGGGCACCTACCGCTCGCAGTACGGCCTGTCGGCCTGCACCACGGCCAACGGCTGCTTCAAGAAGGTCAACCAGACCGGCGGCACCAGCTACCCGAGCCCGGACTCCGGCTGGGCCGGTGAGATCTCGCTCGACCTCGACATGGTCAGCGCGGTCTGCCCGCAGTGCCACATCCTGCTGGTCGAGGCGACCTCGGCGAGCATGTCCAACCTGGGCACCGCGGTGAACACCGCCGTGTCGCTCGGCGCGAAGTACGTCTCCAACAGCTACGGCGGCAGCGAGTCGTCCTCGGACACCTCCTACGACAGCTCGTACTTCAACCACCCGGGCGTCGCCATCACCGTCAGCTCAGGCGACGAGGGCTACGGCGCCGAATACCCGGCCGCCTCCAAGTACGTCACCGCGGTCGGCGGCACCTCGCTGAGCCGGTCCAGCGGCTCCTCGCGCGGCTGGACCGAGTCGGTGTGGGGCTCCAGCTCCGGTGGTGAAGGCGCCGGCTCCGGCTGCTCCGCCTACGACACCAAGCAGTCCTGGCAGACCGACACCGGCTGCAGCAAGCGCACCATCGCCGACGTCTCCGCGGTCGCCGACCCGAACACCGGTCTGGCCGTCTACGACAGCTACCAGGCGAGCGGCTGGCAGGTCTACGGCGGCACCAGTGCCTCGTCGCCGATCATCGCCTCGGTCTACGCGCTGGCCGGCACCCCCGCGGCCGGTACGGTCCCCGCCTCCTACCCCTACTCCCACACCGGGTCGCTCAACGACGTGACCAGCGGCGCCAACGGCTCGTGCGGCAGCAGCTACCTGTGCACCGCCAAGTCCGGCTACGACGGTCCGACCGGCCTCGGCACCCCGAACGGCACCGCGGCCTTCACCAACGGCGGCTCGACCGGCGGCAACACGGTGACGGTCACCAGCCCGGGCAACCAGTCGACGCAGGTGAACACCGCGGCCAGCCTGCAGGTCCACGCCACTGACTCGGCCTCCGGCCAGACCCTGACCTACAGTGCGACGGGCCTGCCGGCCGGGCTGTCGATCAACGCCTCCACCGGCCTGATCTCCGGCACCCCCACCGCCACCGGCACCTCCAGCGTCACCGTCACCGCCACGGACTCCACCAACGCCACCGGCTCGGCCTCCTTCACCTGGACCGTCACCAGCTCAGGCGGCGGCGGAGGCTGCACCGCCGGCCAGCTCCTCACCAACCCCGGCTTCGAATCAGGCGCCACCGGCTGGACCCAGTCCACCGGCGTCATCGACAACAGCACCGGCGCCCCCGCCCACACCGGCTCCTACAAGGCCTGGCTCGACGGCTACGGCACCACCCACACCGACACCCTCTCCCAGTCGGTGACCATCCCCGCCACCTGCACCAGCGCCACCTTCACCTACTACCTCTACATCAGCTCCCAGGAGACCAGCAGCACCGCCTACGACAAGCTCACCGTCCAGGCCGGCTCCACCACCATCGCCAGCTACTCCAACGCCAACAAGGGCACCGGCTACGTCCAGCGCAGCGTCAGCCTCACCCCCTACATCGGCCAGACCGTCACCCTGAAGTTCACCGGCACCGAGGACAGCTCCCTCTCCACCAGCTTCCTCATCGACGACACGGCGGTCAGCGTCAGCTGA
- a CDS encoding TrmB family transcriptional regulator has protein sequence METEEGPVNDLVALGLARYEARVYLALIRRESYTAAEVAREADVPRQRVYDVLDALVRRRLATAHPGRVATFSAVAPELAVARLMTLQRETLERLDRVSSTLTAALVPVWSDGRTHTVPLDYVEILRDPKAIAEAFLDIQAQARNELLSFCKPPFVAPALNTPGIKAVRRLRRAGGSVRAVYTHEALDDDDVLENVRRSRAAGEESRFAAELPLKLVVADATLVLCDMPDPVAGTGATTALYIEHPALAACLRLAFLTVWDGAQAEPVGRP, from the coding sequence ATGGAGACGGAGGAAGGACCGGTCAACGACCTCGTGGCGCTGGGCCTGGCCCGCTACGAGGCCCGGGTCTACCTCGCGCTCATCCGCCGCGAGTCGTACACCGCGGCCGAGGTCGCCCGCGAGGCGGATGTACCGCGGCAGCGCGTCTACGACGTGCTCGACGCGCTGGTCCGCCGGCGGTTGGCCACCGCCCACCCCGGCCGGGTCGCCACCTTCTCCGCGGTCGCGCCGGAACTGGCCGTCGCCCGGCTGATGACGCTGCAGCGCGAGACGCTGGAACGGCTCGACCGAGTCTCCTCGACCCTGACCGCCGCCCTCGTCCCGGTCTGGTCCGACGGCCGCACCCACACCGTCCCGCTGGACTACGTCGAGATCCTGCGCGACCCCAAGGCCATCGCCGAGGCGTTCCTGGACATCCAGGCCCAGGCGAGGAACGAACTGCTCAGCTTCTGCAAACCGCCCTTCGTCGCCCCGGCGCTGAACACCCCGGGCATCAAGGCGGTACGGCGGCTGCGCCGGGCCGGCGGCTCGGTCCGGGCGGTCTACACCCACGAGGCGCTGGACGACGACGACGTCCTGGAGAACGTGCGCCGCTCGCGGGCCGCGGGGGAGGAGAGCCGTTTCGCCGCGGAGCTGCCGCTGAAGCTGGTGGTCGCGGACGCGACCCTGGTGCTCTGTGACATGCCCGACCCGGTGGCCGGGACCGGAGCCACCACCGCGCTCTACATCGAGCACCCCGCGCTCGCCGCGTGCCTGCGGCTGGCCTTCCTCACGGTGTGGGATGGAGCACAGGCGGAACCGGTGGGCAGGCCCTGA
- a CDS encoding DMT family transporter has translation MAVFLLGVGAACCLGWGFVLQQRAAARAPIADFLSFRLLLDLIRMPDWLLGVALMVCGQVLGAVALAYGEISLVEPLTATNLLFAMALSRWITRQPLGWSGWCGVLLLALGVTSFIVGGRPQGGGHEAGALRHWLVFGIVAGLALLLTLKARRLQPSAEAALLGLAAGLLYGLQDALTRVCGQIVQDEGIASLFTHWQPYGVGAIGLTGMLLVQSAFEMAPLRMSLPSLTAAQPLAGIACGVGFLGDRLRVTPGALAWEVAGLVAIVIGVVLLGRHPAMPTGAPPKPKVGATRVE, from the coding sequence GTGGCCGTGTTCCTGCTCGGAGTCGGTGCCGCCTGCTGCCTCGGCTGGGGTTTCGTGCTGCAGCAGCGCGCAGCTGCCCGTGCCCCGATCGCGGACTTCCTCTCCTTCCGGCTGCTGCTCGACCTGATCCGGATGCCGGACTGGCTGCTGGGCGTGGCGCTGATGGTCTGCGGCCAGGTGCTCGGCGCGGTCGCGCTCGCCTACGGTGAGATCTCCCTCGTCGAGCCGCTGACCGCGACGAACCTGCTCTTCGCGATGGCGCTGTCCCGCTGGATCACCCGGCAGCCGCTGGGCTGGTCGGGATGGTGCGGTGTCCTCCTGCTGGCACTCGGTGTGACCTCCTTCATCGTCGGCGGGCGACCACAGGGCGGCGGCCACGAGGCCGGAGCGCTGCGGCACTGGCTGGTCTTCGGCATCGTCGCCGGGCTCGCACTGCTGCTCACTCTCAAAGCCCGCAGGCTCCAGCCGTCGGCCGAGGCGGCGCTGCTGGGGCTGGCCGCGGGACTCCTCTACGGGCTCCAGGACGCGCTCACCCGCGTCTGCGGCCAGATCGTCCAGGACGAGGGCATCGCCAGTCTCTTCACGCACTGGCAGCCCTACGGCGTCGGCGCGATCGGCCTGACCGGCATGCTGCTGGTGCAGAGCGCCTTTGAGATGGCCCCGCTGCGGATGTCGCTGCCCTCCCTCACCGCCGCCCAGCCACTGGCCGGTATCGCCTGCGGAGTGGGCTTCCTCGGCGACCGGCTCCGGGTCACCCCGGGCGCCCTGGCCTGGGAGGTTGCCGGACTGGTCGCGATCGTGATCGGCGTCGTCCTGCTGGGCCGGCACCCCGCGATGCCCACCGGCGCCCCGCCCAAGCCGAAGGTGGGCGCGACCCGGGTCGAGTGA
- a CDS encoding enoyl-CoA hydratase-related protein, whose product MTVPGPGLLVRVEGGTATVTIGNAARRNAMTLAMWEALPEVLAPLAADPRVRVLVLTGAGGTFCAGADINDLSRPGGVEAGRAASVAAEEALAAFPKPTLAVIRGFCVGGGCQLAVACDLRFAAEGARFGVTPARLGIVYPAATTRRLVALTGPSAAKHLLFSAELIDHERALRTGLVDEVLPAGALDRRVREYTALLGSRSQLTQVTAKESAALPPEGKALPPEGKPGADRDPRPAGAEREAAEGIAAFLERREPRFTWARPAG is encoded by the coding sequence ATGACCGTGCCAGGTCCTGGTCTGCTGGTGCGCGTCGAGGGCGGCACCGCCACCGTCACCATCGGCAACGCCGCCCGGCGCAACGCGATGACGCTCGCCATGTGGGAGGCGCTGCCGGAGGTGCTGGCACCGCTGGCCGCCGATCCACGGGTACGGGTGCTGGTGCTCACCGGCGCGGGCGGCACCTTCTGCGCCGGCGCGGACATCAACGACCTGTCGCGGCCGGGCGGCGTCGAGGCGGGCCGGGCCGCGTCGGTGGCGGCCGAGGAGGCACTGGCGGCCTTCCCCAAGCCGACGCTCGCGGTGATCCGCGGCTTCTGTGTGGGCGGCGGCTGCCAGCTCGCGGTCGCCTGCGATCTGCGGTTCGCGGCGGAGGGCGCGCGCTTCGGGGTGACCCCGGCCCGGCTCGGGATCGTCTACCCGGCCGCCACCACCCGGCGGCTGGTCGCGCTCACCGGACCGTCGGCCGCGAAGCACCTGCTCTTCTCGGCCGAGCTGATCGACCACGAGCGGGCGCTGCGGACCGGTCTGGTCGACGAGGTGCTGCCGGCCGGCGCGCTGGACCGGCGGGTGCGCGAGTACACCGCGCTGCTCGGGTCCCGCTCGCAGCTGACCCAGGTCACCGCGAAGGAGTCCGCCGCCCTGCCGCCGGAGGGGAAGGCCCTGCCGCCGGAGGGGAAACCGGGCGCCGACCGCGATCCCCGCCCGGCGGGGGCCGAGCGGGAGGCGGCCGAGGGCATCGCCGCGTTCCTGGAGCGCCGCGAGCCGCGGTTCACCTGGGCCCGGCCGGCCGGCTGA
- a CDS encoding ATP-binding protein produces MEVRGSVPTGQAPAPRPYEGVWRFTVPAIDSSVPQVRHGVRGLVADLGVPMEEDLFYGLLLIVSELVTNAVKHAAVLSPEISVEVAVGAEWIRVAVEDNHPYRPKALETDHGRTGGRGLLLVKSITDDAGGSCDVTQTPTGGKVIWAALPLRAAAG; encoded by the coding sequence ATGGAGGTCCGCGGGAGCGTTCCGACAGGTCAGGCTCCGGCTCCGAGACCGTACGAGGGGGTGTGGCGGTTCACCGTCCCGGCCATCGACTCGTCCGTCCCGCAGGTGCGGCACGGCGTCCGCGGACTCGTCGCCGACCTGGGTGTCCCGATGGAGGAGGACCTGTTCTACGGGTTGCTGCTGATCGTCTCGGAGCTGGTCACCAACGCGGTCAAGCACGCGGCGGTGCTCTCGCCGGAGATCTCGGTGGAGGTCGCGGTCGGCGCCGAGTGGATCAGGGTCGCCGTCGAGGACAACCACCCCTACCGCCCCAAGGCCCTGGAGACGGACCACGGGCGTACCGGCGGACGCGGGCTGCTGCTGGTCAAGAGCATCACCGACGACGCAGGCGGCTCCTGCGACGTCACCCAGACCCCGACCGGCGGCAAGGTCATCTGGGCGGCGCTCCCGTTGCGCGCCGCCGCGGGTTGA
- the idi gene encoding isopentenyl-diphosphate Delta-isomerase: protein MPTSPATGRPGAVSAPPSPNGVAEPIMLELVDEDGVTIGTAEKLSAHLAPGRLHRAFSVFLFDDEGRLLLQRRALGKYHSPGVWSNTCCGHPYPDEKPFVAAARRTAEELGVAPVLMREAGTVRYNHPDPASGLVEQEYNHLFVGLVHDRLRPDPEEIEETSFVGPEELERLRADGPFSAWFQTVLDAVLPTVREITGGKAGW from the coding sequence ATGCCCACCAGTCCTGCCACCGGCCGACCCGGCGCGGTCTCGGCCCCGCCGTCCCCGAACGGGGTCGCGGAACCGATCATGCTCGAACTCGTCGACGAGGACGGCGTGACCATCGGTACGGCGGAGAAGCTGTCGGCGCACCTGGCGCCCGGGCGGCTGCACCGCGCCTTCTCGGTCTTCCTCTTCGACGACGAGGGCCGGCTGCTGCTCCAGCGCCGGGCGCTGGGCAAGTACCACTCCCCCGGTGTCTGGTCCAACACCTGCTGCGGGCACCCGTACCCCGACGAGAAGCCGTTCGTGGCCGCGGCCCGGCGGACCGCCGAGGAGCTGGGTGTCGCCCCGGTGCTGATGCGCGAGGCCGGCACCGTCCGCTACAACCACCCGGACCCGGCCTCCGGGCTGGTCGAGCAGGAGTACAACCACCTCTTCGTCGGGCTGGTCCACGACCGGCTGCGGCCGGACCCGGAGGAGATCGAGGAGACCTCCTTCGTCGGTCCCGAGGAGCTGGAGCGGCTGCGCGCCGACGGGCCGTTCTCCGCCTGGTTCCAGACCGTGCTGGACGCGGTGCTGCCGACGGTCCGCGAGATCACCGGCGGCAAGGCCGGCTGGTAG